Part of the Desulfomicrobium macestii genome is shown below.
CGCATGTTCCGACAGAGCCTTCAGCCACTCCAGACCTTCCACGCAGCGCAGCAAATGATGGTCAAGGATGACGTTCCTGACGTTTTCGACTAGGCGAACGGCATTGCGCCAAGCCTGCTCGCGCTCCGCCGCGCCCAGCTGGGCGCGATACAGGGGCGGACCAGCGGCGAACACGGTTGTCGGCCGCCACTCGATGATGTGGTCCACGGCGCGATCGTCCAGGAGCTGAATGTCGGAGGCATGCACGAAAACATGGCCGTGATCCGTGACCTTGGTCATCATGACCTTGCCTCCACGACTTTCGCAAGCGCCGTGGGGATAAAGGGGCGAAAAGGAGATTTCCCCGAGGTCCAAGCCTTGCGCAACGCGCAGTTTCAGACCGAATACGCGCATGAGATTGTCGAAACGATTGCGCATGCCGGGCAAAAGCGAGGTCGCGGATGGACACCAGCAGCGCCGCGAGCCTGTGCCCGGTGGCAGATGGCGGATATCCAGCTGGTAGGGATTGGCGTTTGCCAAGGGGATATGGTCGCCGTGAAAATGGCTGAAGACAACGTCCGTCGCCGTTTTGAGCGCAGCCAGGATCCGCCTTCTGACCATGATTCCCATGGCGATCTGCATGGGATGAGGCAGCAGGCCGTGGCGAACATAGCCGAGGGCTATGCCGGGATCGATGACGATGCGCCGCTCCGACGTTTTGGCC
Proteins encoded:
- a CDS encoding MBL fold metallo-hydrolase, which codes for MGMTIDILGTESLGVRGLCCLAKTSERRIVIDPGIALGYVRHGLLPHPMQIAMGIMVRRRILAALKTATDVVFSHFHGDHIPLANANPYQLDIRHLPPGTGSRRCWCPSATSLLPGMRNRFDNLMRVFGLKLRVAQGLDLGEISFSPLYPHGACESRGGKVMMTKVTDHGHVFVHASDIQLLDDRAVDHIIEWRPTTVFAAGPPLYRAQLGAAEREQAWRNAVRLVENVRNVILDHHLLRCVEGLEWLKALSEHAGRRVYCAAEWMGRPVRLLEARRVELYEEMPVPAEWHTRYASAETDVRAYFDFERLSGDRVRRSRNEGFATVNTRPGFQGE